Proteins found in one Geomonas subterranea genomic segment:
- a CDS encoding YggT family protein, translating into MILLANILLALAKIVELASGLLTIYKYILIASVIISWINADPYNPIVSFIYRVTEPPLRRIRRYMPNTGMLDLSPLVLFALIYLVQIIVFDTAYTYLMIFSNQLKGGGAL; encoded by the coding sequence ATGATCCTGCTTGCCAACATCCTCTTGGCCCTTGCGAAGATAGTCGAGTTGGCCAGTGGTCTGCTGACGATCTACAAGTACATCCTCATCGCCAGCGTCATCATCTCCTGGATCAATGCCGATCCCTACAATCCCATCGTCAGCTTCATCTACCGCGTCACCGAACCGCCGCTTCGGCGCATCCGCCGCTACATGCCCAACACCGGGATGCTCGATCTCTCGCCGCTGGTCCTCTTCGCCCTCATCTACCTGGTGCAGATCATCGTCTTCGACACCGCCTACACCTATCTGATGATCTTCAGCAACCAGCTCAAAGGAGGGGGCGCCCTGTGA
- a CDS encoding DivIVA domain-containing protein, producing the protein MKITPMDIQQQQFKGKMLGGLDPEDVDAFLQMVAGEMEELIRENNDLKERLNRNATAMAEMEAREAQLRETMLAAQRITEEMKANAQKEAHLMISEAELKGERIVADAENKLVQLNNQIQDLKRDKLQFESGFKNLLDTYYKLLALDK; encoded by the coding sequence GTGAAAATAACCCCGATGGACATCCAGCAACAGCAGTTCAAGGGCAAGATGCTCGGAGGGCTCGATCCCGAGGATGTGGATGCCTTCCTGCAGATGGTTGCCGGCGAGATGGAGGAACTCATCAGGGAGAACAACGACCTGAAGGAGCGCCTGAACCGTAACGCCACCGCCATGGCCGAGATGGAGGCCCGTGAGGCGCAGCTGCGCGAGACCATGCTGGCGGCGCAGCGCATCACCGAGGAGATGAAGGCCAACGCCCAGAAAGAGGCGCACCTCATGATCTCGGAGGCGGAGTTGAAAGGGGAGCGCATCGTCGCGGACGCCGAGAACAAGCTGGTGCAGCTTAACAACCAGATCCAGGATCTCAAGCGGGACAAGCTCCAGTTCGAAAGCGGCTTCAAGAACCTCCTGGACACCTACTACAAGTTGCTCGCCCTGGATAAATAA
- a CDS encoding DUF167 domain-containing protein gives MSEEDVRVTQTPEGLLFTVHVQPRASRSEICGPKEGELRVRLTSPPVDDAANKQCVELIAKSLGVAKSKVSIKSGAKSRHKVVRVEGVERDELLPLFKINKEHP, from the coding sequence ATGAGCGAAGAGGATGTACGGGTAACGCAGACGCCGGAGGGGCTCCTCTTCACGGTGCACGTGCAGCCGCGCGCCTCGCGCAGCGAGATCTGCGGTCCGAAGGAGGGGGAGCTGCGGGTCAGGCTCACCTCGCCGCCGGTGGACGACGCGGCCAACAAGCAGTGCGTGGAACTGATCGCCAAAAGCCTCGGCGTCGCCAAGTCCAAGGTGAGCATCAAGTCCGGGGCCAAGTCCCGGCACAAGGTAGTGAGGGTGGAGGGGGTGGAGCGGGATGAGCTTCTCCCCCTATTCAAAATAAACAAGGAGCATCCATGA
- a CDS encoding CBS domain-containing protein — translation MKAKDIMVTDVPSITTKTTVAEAVRIMKSNFGDESFLNAAPGLIVVNERGGLAGILTPLSIITAIMDGAPEGKSDPGFFGSLCDRIKDLPISAIMEHQPISVTQDASVSDVARLFLTHRFQRVPVVDGKKVVGIIYRSRLLFAISQSLQLAP, via the coding sequence ATGAAGGCGAAAGACATTATGGTAACGGACGTGCCGTCCATCACCACCAAGACCACGGTGGCAGAGGCGGTCCGGATCATGAAGAGCAACTTCGGCGACGAAAGTTTTCTAAACGCTGCGCCGGGCCTGATCGTGGTCAACGAAAGAGGAGGGCTGGCGGGGATCCTGACGCCGCTCAGCATCATCACGGCCATCATGGACGGCGCGCCGGAGGGCAAATCCGACCCCGGCTTCTTCGGCTCCCTGTGCGACCGCATCAAGGATCTTCCCATCTCCGCCATCATGGAGCACCAGCCCATCTCGGTAACCCAGGACGCCAGCGTGAGCGACGTGGCCCGTCTCTTCCTCACCCACCGCTTCCAGAGGGTGCCGGTCGTTGACGGCAAGAAGGTGGTCGGCATCATCTACCGCTCGCGCCTGCTCTTCGCCATTTCCCAGAGCCTCCAGCTTGCCCCTTGA
- a CDS encoding FmdB family zinc ribbon protein has product MPLYEYQCKSCNNTFELRQKFSDAPASECPQCGGPVEKLISQSGFSLKGGGWYGDGYGSSKAAPSCPSGGSCAGCPSAS; this is encoded by the coding sequence ATGCCACTTTACGAGTATCAATGCAAAAGCTGCAATAATACCTTTGAGTTGCGTCAGAAGTTCTCCGACGCGCCCGCTTCCGAGTGCCCCCAGTGCGGCGGCCCGGTCGAGAAGCTGATCTCCCAGTCCGGCTTTTCGCTGAAAGGTGGAGGGTGGTACGGAGACGGTTACGGCAGCTCCAAGGCGGCACCTTCATGCCCCTCCGGCGGTAGCTGCGCCGGCTGCCCCTCGGCCTCCTGA